The following are encoded together in the Triticum dicoccoides isolate Atlit2015 ecotype Zavitan chromosome 6B, WEW_v2.0, whole genome shotgun sequence genome:
- the LOC119320187 gene encoding G-type lectin S-receptor-like serine/threonine-protein kinase At1g34300 codes for MSTPFPFPTDKPPPSFDDDFNKQVSRTTNSFLTIIVVVSVLSILGSVAIAYFLYKCVKKNGLPAININTTSPAPAGSTTLYAVVPDSQIRDATVERFLKEIAVEKPIRFTPQQLSGFTNKYSARLGAGGFGAVYKGMLPNGLMVAVKHLHPGQDDRTSQEQFMAEVGTIGRTHHINLVRLFGFCYEADVRALVYEYMEHGALDSYLFDRSRDVGFQTMRAIAIGVARGLRYLHEECQQKIVHYDIKPGNVLLDGGLTPKVADFGLARLLNRADTHKTVSGMHGTPGYAAPEMWMQADATEKCDVYSFGILLFEILGRRRNFDEAAPESQQWFPKLAWTKYESGELMEVVASSGGACEEDKRAAHRMCEVAFWCVQQQPEARPPMSVVVKMLEGEMDIAPPANPFQHLMATPAAANLWATGTSTVNSVSSSANGVPRGSDEIV; via the exons ATGTCTACCCCCTTCCCGTTCCCCACTGACAAACCACCACCATCATTCGACGACGATTTTAACAAACAAGTCTCGAGAACCACCAACTCATTCCTTACCATCATCGTCG TTGTTTCGGTGCTGAGCATCCTGGGATCCGTCGCCATAGCCTACTTCCTGTACAAGTGCGTCAAAAAGAACGGCCTCCCCGCCATCAACATCAACACCACCAGCCCCGCGCCGGCGGGGAGCACGACGCTGTACGCCGTGGTGCCGGACTCCCAGATACGGGACGCCACCGTCGAGCGGTTCCTCAAGGAGATCGCCGTCGAGAAGCCCATCCGGTTCACCCCGCAGCAGCTCTCGGGCTTCACCAACAAGTACTCCGCCCGGCTCGGCGCCGGCGGCTTCGGCGCCGTCTACAAGGGCATGCTGCCCAACGGCCTCATGGTTGCCGTGAAGCACCTCCACCCCGGCCAGGACGACAGGACCTCGCAGGAGCAGTTCATGGCGGAGGTGGGCACCATCGGGAGGACGCACCACATCAACCTGGTCAGGCTGTTCGGCTTCTGCTACGAAGCCGACGTGCGCGCGCTGGTGTACGAGTACATGGAGCACGGCGCGCTCGACTCCTACCTCTTCGACCGGAGCCGCGACGTCGGGTTCCAGACGATGCGCGCCATTGCCATCGGCGTCGCCAGGGGGCTCCGGTACCTCCACGAGGAGTGCCAGCAGAAGATCGTGCACTACGACATCAAACCCGGCAACGTCCTCCTCGACGGCGGCCTCACGCCCAAAGTGGCCGACTTCGGCCTCGCGCGGCTGCTGAACCGGGCGGACACGCACAAGACGGTCTCCGGGATGCATGGCACGCCCGGGTACGCCGCGCCGGAGATGTGGATGCAGGCCGACGCCACTGAGAAGTGCGACGTCTACAGCTTCGGCATCCTCCTGTTCGAGATCCTCGGCAGGAGGAGGAACTTCGACGAGGCCGCGCCGGAGAGCCAGCAGTGGTTCCCGAAGCTGGCGTGGACGAAGTACGAGAGCGGCGAGCTAATGGAAGTCGTTGCGAGTTCTGGCGGCGCGTGCGAGGAAGACAAGAGGGCAGCGCATAGGATGTGCGAGGTGGCGTTCTGGTGTGTGCAGCAGCAGCCGGAGGCGAGGCCGCCGATGAGCGTGGTGGTGAAGATGCTCGAGGGCGAGATGGACATTGCTCCGCCCGCGAACCCGTTCCAGCATCTCATGGCAACGCCGGCGGCGGCAAACCTGTGGGCCACGGGGACGAGCACCGTGAACTCGGTGTCGAGTTCGGCAAATGGTGTTCCTCGTGGCAGCGACGAGATCGTTTAA